Proteins from a genomic interval of Flammeovirgaceae bacterium SG7u.111:
- a CDS encoding transglutaminase family protein, with protein MRFLLSHKTIYDYGGFVNLCHNEAKLTPRQLENQQCISFDLKIDPKPLDLTERVDFFGNRTYYFSIQEPHESLTVTAESLVELKAPKVPLLKDSPTCAEARQIISEKSTDEDLDAIQFILPSQLIKPFDDIEAYARESFTDDRPILEAAMELTERIFKDFKFVLGFTSVTTPLRDVAKHKKGVCQDYAQFAIACVRSVGLPARYVSGYIETLPPEGEEKMIGSDASHAWLSVYAPGIGWVDFDPTNNQMPKEQHITIAWGRDYLDITPFKGVIFSSGTHKMDVMVDMNRVEAPHEEA; from the coding sequence ATGAGGTTTCTCTTATCACATAAAACCATATATGACTACGGAGGCTTCGTAAACCTTTGCCACAACGAAGCAAAGCTTACCCCTCGCCAACTCGAGAACCAACAGTGTATTTCGTTCGACTTAAAAATCGACCCTAAACCTCTTGACCTTACCGAGCGTGTAGATTTTTTTGGTAACCGAACCTATTATTTTAGCATACAAGAACCACACGAGTCTCTCACGGTAACAGCGGAAAGCTTGGTTGAGCTCAAAGCCCCAAAAGTCCCTTTGCTGAAGGACAGCCCTACTTGTGCAGAAGCAAGGCAAATAATTTCAGAGAAAAGTACCGATGAAGACTTGGACGCCATCCAGTTCATTTTACCTTCTCAGCTCATCAAACCCTTCGACGACATTGAAGCCTATGCCCGAGAGTCTTTTACCGACGATCGTCCTATTTTGGAAGCTGCAATGGAGCTTACCGAGCGTATTTTTAAAGATTTCAAATTCGTACTCGGCTTCACTTCTGTGACCACGCCATTGCGCGATGTAGCCAAGCACAAAAAAGGCGTTTGCCAAGACTATGCTCAGTTTGCCATTGCCTGTGTCCGGTCAGTAGGTTTGCCTGCAAGGTATGTGAGCGGCTACATAGAAACCCTTCCTCCCGAAGGCGAGGAAAAAATGATTGGTTCGGATGCATCCCATGCTTGGCTTTCGGTATATGCACCAGGCATAGGTTGGGTAGATTTTGACCCGACCAACAACCAAATGCCCAAAGAACAACACATCACTATTGCATGGGGCAGGGACTATCTTGACATTACCCCTTTCAAAGGTGTAATTTTCAGTAGTGGCACGCACAAAATGGACGTGATGGTAGATATGAACCGAGTAGAAGCTCCCCACGAAGAAGCATAA
- a CDS encoding Ig-like domain-containing protein, protein MKITLRLLLVGFLSLAITEQSISQQFTERAADYNINLAGAKDGGFSFGYLNGDEHLDLIVNTYDGQKRSRVYFFEPASGKYIDVTSTHAKGILADVLEGSTALERSLVIVDFNNDGYYDFVRNSAFRVEVYLNNGPGAGYTFGRLPSQLPNFVLYTADINDPSDHPFKIPGGMNTEGIGALDYDNDGDLDLFIENHNWGVEIYENTTIGAKSGDNLFVHVLPTSIGLPLGGGTDPSFTYYDGDYATVTDINNDGYIDMLARKNGRNAVDLYINNPENPGNFMQKYDIQNASNENKGAVSFYDLDNDNDFDLIWTASKTTEIYELDANGDFVLVPGAFPSNTNLDNIDGLAGGDIDHDGDIDIFLADDQGSSFLMINETEAGGPIKFVQSNNGIDVNGDAEGALFTDVDEDGDLDLYVNLNGLENQLWINDLNTTEKGNDFIIVKVLENRDTDGNIGNPTFENAEGARLAHGANAVILDYCGNVVSGLRELNGGNGHGTQGPPLVHFGLPNGYKDKFFVRVSYPDLLNDPNGRLIIEKEVKLAELQNGNLLVVSPDMESDTINRVPVAVDDSYTIICPADSIAGNVGDNDYDPDSTVSVFSLATDKDEISGDLTFNEDGSFVYYNNGFVGIDSFQYVIADPCGTTDSAMVRIDVTCDGEECLPPTAGADTLSAAFCGEPILIDVAQNDSSSNGLDLVYDSTLVIEAQHGTVAYKENGIYAYMPENGFLGEDSFSYRVCTTGDTCGMMCDTASVTINVLECPADCVPPTAGADTLSAAFCGEPILIDVAQNDSSSNGLDLVYDSALVIEAQHGSVVLKENGIYAYMPENGFLGEDTFSYRVCTTDDKCGTMCDTASVAITVLECPVDCVPPTANADSASALVCDPFINIDVSANDESPSGEELVYDSVLVQNPAFGSVKMSSNGTFTYTPDFITVGLDSFAYRVCTVDTKCGTQCDTAYVFVEVESCDLAPPVCKEVIAIDDTLANAICGEVIVIDATANDSIPEGVIAIYSDVTLNGPEHGTISMTVNGIYNYTPDKEYDGEDKFSYVVCTEATDTCEATCDTATVYINVSCGTENCLPPVAEADTTSGQNCGEPFFIDVAANDFSPNGIDLVYDTLPVVLPEHGSVSLMANGTYSYLPEAGFEGEDSFSYRVCTSNDTCATLCDTATVTITVLPCDDIEECEEVIAMDDSVSSATCGVEVVIDVTTNDSIPKGIRPIYSDITLDGPKFGTLIMTDNGIYTYTATENFSGEDKFSYIVCTEAAGLCESSCDTATVYINVSCDTENCLPPVAEADTASGQNCGEPFFIDVAANDFSPNGIDLVYDTLPVVLPQHGSVSLMSNSTYSYIPESGFEGEDTFSYRVCTSNDTCATLCDTAMVTITVLPCNIIECEEVVAVDDTVASASCGVEISIDVSANDLIPSGVTATYNATTLDGPEHGTITMNANGVYQYTAEADYTGEDMFSYIVCTEATSLCEASCDTATVYITVECETGCDPACTDPIANDDEYTVTDCSIESLTENVALNDELSIACGSHIFSVVEEPQFGTVEFENNGDFVYTPTNVGTGFSGDQFVYEVCNDCGKCDTATVQINIQPEIFTMFSPNNDGVNDFWQIDCVTPGYKVQIFNRWGNLVFEARGGNDPNYSYAITWKGETNKNTGISAGTDVVPDGTYFFLLYDQTGKLIETAETFIVVKTK, encoded by the coding sequence ATGAAGATAACACTTCGACTACTTCTTGTAGGTTTTCTATCCCTTGCGATAACCGAACAAAGCATTTCTCAGCAGTTCACTGAACGTGCAGCTGACTATAACATCAACCTTGCCGGGGCTAAGGATGGCGGGTTCTCATTTGGCTATCTTAATGGAGATGAACACCTTGACCTCATAGTAAATACTTACGATGGTCAGAAACGCAGTAGGGTTTACTTCTTTGAACCTGCTTCGGGAAAGTATATTGATGTAACAAGTACACATGCAAAAGGTATATTGGCAGATGTGCTAGAGGGCAGCACTGCCTTGGAACGCTCGTTGGTCATCGTAGATTTCAACAATGATGGATACTACGATTTTGTAAGGAACTCTGCTTTTAGAGTAGAAGTATACCTCAATAACGGACCTGGTGCTGGTTATACTTTTGGTCGGCTCCCAAGCCAATTACCCAATTTTGTGTTGTACACAGCCGATATAAACGACCCTTCTGATCATCCCTTCAAAATTCCTGGAGGTATGAACACAGAAGGTATTGGCGCATTGGATTACGATAATGATGGTGACTTAGACCTTTTCATAGAAAACCACAACTGGGGCGTAGAGATATATGAAAACACAACCATAGGTGCAAAAAGTGGCGATAATCTTTTTGTTCATGTTCTCCCAACTAGCATTGGATTGCCTTTAGGTGGCGGTACTGACCCGTCTTTCACTTATTACGATGGTGATTATGCAACCGTAACCGATATCAATAATGATGGATATATTGATATGTTGGCCAGAAAGAACGGTAGAAACGCTGTTGACCTCTACATAAACAACCCAGAAAACCCTGGGAATTTCATGCAGAAGTATGACATTCAGAATGCTAGCAATGAAAACAAGGGCGCGGTTTCTTTTTACGACTTGGACAATGACAACGACTTTGACCTGATCTGGACTGCTTCAAAAACGACAGAGATATATGAACTTGACGCCAACGGAGACTTTGTTCTTGTTCCTGGCGCATTTCCTTCTAACACAAACCTAGATAACATCGATGGTTTGGCAGGTGGAGATATTGACCACGATGGTGATATTGATATTTTCTTGGCCGATGACCAAGGTAGCAGCTTCTTAATGATAAATGAAACTGAAGCTGGAGGACCAATCAAATTTGTACAGTCAAATAACGGAATAGATGTCAATGGTGATGCAGAAGGCGCTCTTTTCACGGATGTAGATGAAGATGGCGACCTTGATTTGTATGTAAATCTTAATGGACTCGAAAACCAATTGTGGATCAACGATCTGAACACAACTGAAAAAGGAAATGATTTTATAATAGTTAAGGTTTTGGAAAATAGGGATACTGATGGAAACATCGGCAACCCAACTTTTGAAAACGCAGAGGGAGCTAGATTAGCCCATGGTGCAAATGCTGTTATTCTCGATTACTGCGGAAATGTAGTAAGCGGATTGAGAGAGCTAAACGGTGGAAATGGCCATGGTACTCAAGGACCTCCTCTCGTGCATTTCGGCTTGCCAAATGGTTACAAAGACAAGTTTTTTGTGCGCGTTTCTTACCCTGATCTATTGAACGACCCTAATGGTCGATTGATCATTGAAAAAGAGGTAAAACTAGCAGAACTACAAAATGGCAATTTGTTGGTAGTTAGTCCTGATATGGAATCGGATACAATTAATAGAGTGCCAGTTGCCGTAGATGATAGCTACACTATTATTTGCCCTGCTGATTCTATAGCAGGAAATGTTGGGGACAATGACTATGACCCAGACAGTACTGTTTCTGTATTCTCACTCGCAACTGATAAAGATGAAATAAGCGGAGACCTAACTTTCAACGAAGACGGTTCTTTTGTGTACTACAACAATGGATTTGTAGGAATTGATAGCTTTCAATATGTTATAGCTGATCCTTGTGGAACTACTGATTCTGCAATGGTAAGAATTGACGTTACATGTGATGGTGAAGAGTGCCTCCCTCCTACAGCCGGTGCAGATACGTTGTCAGCCGCTTTCTGTGGCGAGCCGATACTGATCGATGTGGCGCAGAACGACTCTAGCTCGAATGGGCTTGACCTTGTTTACGATTCTACCTTGGTGATCGAGGCTCAGCACGGAACGGTCGCTTACAAAGAAAATGGAATTTATGCCTACATGCCTGAAAACGGGTTCTTGGGTGAAGACTCTTTCTCCTACAGGGTATGCACTACCGGCGACACTTGCGGAATGATGTGCGATACCGCTTCTGTCACCATCAACGTGCTGGAATGTCCCGCGGATTGCGTGCCGCCGACCGCCGGTGCGGATACCTTGTCAGCCGCTTTCTGTGGAGAACCGATTTTGATCGACGTGGCACAGAACGACTCTAGCTCGAACGGGCTGGATCTTGTTTACGATTCTGCACTTGTAATTGAAGCACAGCACGGTTCGGTTGTATTGAAAGAAAATGGAATTTATGCCTACATGCCTGAAAACGGCTTCTTGGGAGAAGATACTTTCTCGTACCGGGTTTGTACTACCGATGATAAATGTGGGACTATGTGCGACACCGCTTCGGTTGCGATTACCGTCTTGGAATGCCCTGTGGATTGTGTGCCACCGACTGCCAATGCAGATTCAGCTTCTGCACTTGTTTGCGACCCTTTCATAAATATTGATGTTTCGGCAAATGATGAAAGCCCTAGCGGAGAAGAGCTTGTTTATGACTCCGTACTGGTTCAAAACCCTGCTTTTGGTAGTGTGAAAATGAGCAGCAACGGTACATTTACCTACACCCCAGATTTCATCACCGTAGGTTTGGACTCGTTCGCTTACCGAGTTTGTACAGTAGATACAAAATGCGGCACTCAATGCGATACTGCTTATGTATTTGTAGAAGTAGAAAGCTGTGACCTAGCTCCTCCAGTTTGTAAGGAAGTGATAGCCATAGACGACACGTTGGCAAATGCAATCTGCGGCGAAGTAATAGTAATTGATGCAACCGCTAACGATTCTATCCCAGAAGGTGTCATAGCAATTTATAGCGATGTCACCCTCAATGGACCTGAGCACGGCACTATCTCCATGACGGTCAATGGTATTTACAACTATACTCCTGATAAGGAATACGACGGGGAAGATAAGTTCAGTTATGTGGTTTGCACAGAAGCTACTGATACTTGTGAAGCTACTTGCGATACGGCTACGGTTTATATCAATGTAAGCTGCGGCACGGAAAACTGCCTACCACCAGTTGCCGAAGCCGATACCACTTCGGGGCAAAACTGTGGAGAGCCGTTCTTCATTGATGTTGCCGCGAATGATTTCAGCCCCAACGGCATCGACCTTGTTTACGATACGCTACCTGTGGTATTGCCAGAACACGGCTCGGTTAGCTTGATGGCCAATGGAACATACTCTTATCTTCCTGAAGCTGGGTTTGAGGGCGAAGACTCGTTCTCTTATAGAGTTTGCACCAGCAACGATACTTGCGCTACACTTTGCGACACGGCCACGGTAACTATCACCGTATTGCCTTGTGACGACATTGAAGAGTGCGAAGAAGTGATAGCTATGGACGACAGTGTTTCTTCTGCTACTTGTGGAGTGGAAGTTGTAATTGATGTAACCACAAATGATTCTATTCCAAAGGGAATTAGGCCTATTTACAGCGACATCACACTTGACGGACCTAAGTTCGGTACACTTATAATGACTGACAATGGTATTTATACCTACACAGCCACAGAGAACTTTAGTGGAGAGGATAAGTTTAGCTATATCGTTTGCACTGAAGCTGCTGGATTATGTGAATCGTCTTGCGATACGGCTACGGTTTATATCAATGTAAGCTGCGACACGGAAAACTGCCTACCACCAGTTGCCGAAGCCGATACCGCTTCGGGGCAAAACTGTGGAGAGCCGTTCTTCATTGATGTTGCGGCGAATGACTTCAGCCCCAACGGCATCGACCTTGTTTACGATACGCTACCTGTGGTATTGCCACAGCACGGCTCGGTTTCGTTGATGTCAAACAGTACATATTCATACATCCCTGAAAGTGGATTTGAAGGAGAAGACACCTTCTCTTACAGAGTATGTACCAGTAACGATACTTGTGCTACGCTCTGCGATACAGCTATGGTAACCATCACTGTATTGCCTTGCAACATAATAGAATGCGAAGAAGTAGTTGCTGTGGACGACACGGTTGCTTCGGCTTCTTGTGGAGTTGAAATTTCAATTGATGTAAGTGCCAATGACCTTATCCCGAGCGGCGTTACTGCAACATATAATGCGACAACGCTTGACGGCCCTGAGCACGGCACTATCACAATGAATGCAAACGGAGTTTACCAATACACTGCCGAAGCGGATTATACTGGTGAAGACATGTTTAGCTATATAGTTTGTACAGAAGCTACAAGTCTTTGCGAAGCATCTTGCGACACGGCAACGGTTTATATAACCGTAGAATGTGAAACTGGTTGTGATCCAGCTTGTACAGACCCAATAGCAAACGATGACGAATATACAGTAACCGATTGTAGCATAGAATCACTCACTGAGAATGTGGCGCTTAATGATGAGCTTTCAATAGCATGTGGAAGCCATATATTCAGCGTAGTGGAAGAGCCACAGTTCGGTACGGTAGAATTCGAAAACAACGGAGACTTTGTTTATACTCCTACTAATGTCGGGACAGGATTCTCAGGAGATCAATTTGTGTACGAAGTATGCAATGACTGTGGAAAATGTGATACAGCTACGGTACAGATCAATATTCAACCAGAAATATTTACCATGTTCTCACCAAATAATGATGGGGTGAACGACTTCTGGCAAATAGACTGTGTAACACCAGGTTATAAGGTACAGATCTTCAACAGGTGGGGCAACTTGGTATTTGAAGCCAGAGGCGGAAATGATCCAAATTACTCATATGCCATCACTTGGAAAGGTGAAACCAACAAAAACACTGGCATAAGCGCAGGAACTGATGTAGTGCCAGACGGAACATACTTCTTCTTATTGTATGACCAAACTGGAAAACTGATAGAAACTGCTGAGACATTTATAGTTGTAAAAACTAAATAA
- a CDS encoding ATP-binding protein has protein sequence MIKKILLIDDDEEDFLITEDLLEEIPRKDYQLDWVPTYEEALEQIGKKEHDIYLVDYRLGTRDGLSLISEANATFSDLPPFILLTGQGDTDTDEKALHAGAVDFLVKGNFSSSELERSIRYSYAHHSNMAEIRMLNSELEKRVKERTLELAETVEKLENSNHNLQDQIRVRKIAEEALRESQNLYSTIAHNFPNGTINVLDRNLRFVFVDGKELSEINMSSKDIVGKTVADIFEDVEAASFVASQYLRVFSGEIVNFDVALWGRQYVFHATPLPGTTDEISQILVVAENITERKKAEEEMIKMLEKEKELNELKSRFVTMASHEFRTPLSTILSSSSLISRYENTSDQGKRLKHVNRIKSNVNHLNRLLNDFLSLGKLEEGKVMVHPEYFDPVAHTESVVEELSLSTLSEQNILLNSFGEPTSVFLDKQLIKNILINLMSNAVKYSPNGKDVELELHFTEETFAIKIIDHGIGIPEQEQVHLFERFFRAKNTTNIQGTGLGLNIVKRYVDLMNGNIDFYSKLNVGTTVTITFPLELGS, from the coding sequence ATGATTAAGAAAATATTATTGATAGACGACGATGAGGAAGATTTCCTTATCACCGAAGATTTGTTGGAAGAAATTCCCCGAAAAGATTACCAGTTAGATTGGGTGCCTACTTACGAAGAGGCGCTAGAGCAAATTGGAAAAAAAGAGCATGATATCTATTTAGTAGATTACCGCCTTGGTACGCGTGATGGGCTTTCACTCATTAGCGAAGCAAATGCTACTTTTTCCGACCTTCCCCCATTTATTTTGCTCACCGGCCAAGGCGATACCGATACGGATGAAAAAGCCCTCCATGCAGGGGCAGTGGATTTTTTAGTAAAAGGAAATTTTAGTTCTTCGGAACTCGAGCGTTCTATTCGATACAGCTATGCCCATCATAGCAACATGGCCGAAATCAGGATGCTCAACAGTGAGCTGGAAAAACGGGTAAAAGAAAGAACCTTGGAACTAGCCGAAACGGTGGAAAAGCTGGAAAACAGCAACCACAACCTCCAAGACCAGATACGGGTTCGAAAAATTGCCGAAGAAGCGCTTCGCGAAAGCCAAAACCTTTATAGCACCATCGCTCATAATTTCCCCAACGGCACCATTAATGTGCTGGACAGAAACCTTCGATTCGTGTTTGTAGATGGGAAAGAGCTCAGCGAGATCAACATGTCTTCCAAAGATATAGTAGGCAAAACGGTAGCAGATATTTTTGAAGATGTGGAAGCTGCCAGCTTCGTAGCCTCCCAGTACCTACGTGTATTTTCTGGCGAGATAGTCAACTTCGATGTAGCTCTTTGGGGCAGACAATATGTGTTCCATGCCACCCCACTTCCAGGCACTACCGATGAGATTAGCCAAATACTGGTAGTAGCCGAAAATATTACCGAAAGGAAAAAAGCGGAGGAGGAAATGATAAAGATGCTGGAAAAAGAAAAGGAATTGAATGAGCTGAAATCGAGGTTTGTAACCATGGCTTCGCACGAGTTCCGCACACCTCTCAGCACTATTCTTTCATCTTCTTCCCTTATATCCAGGTATGAAAACACCAGTGATCAGGGCAAAAGGTTAAAGCACGTAAACAGGATAAAATCTAATGTAAACCACCTCAACCGTCTGCTCAACGACTTCCTATCGCTAGGCAAGTTAGAAGAAGGCAAGGTAATGGTACACCCCGAATACTTCGACCCTGTTGCCCATACCGAATCGGTAGTGGAAGAGCTTTCACTTTCTACCCTAAGTGAACAAAATATATTGCTCAATTCATTTGGCGAACCCACTTCAGTCTTTCTGGACAAGCAATTGATCAAAAATATTCTGATCAACCTTATGTCGAATGCGGTGAAATATTCACCCAACGGTAAAGATGTAGAACTTGAACTTCATTTTACCGAAGAAACATTTGCTATAAAGATCATAGATCATGGAATAGGCATACCTGAACAAGAACAAGTTCACTTATTTGAGCGCTTTTTTAGAGCAAAAAACACAACAAACATCCAGGGAACAGGTCTAGGGCTAAATATTGTGAAAAGATATGTCGATCTTATGAATGGAAATATTGATTTTTACAGTAAATTAAACGTAGGTACTACTGTTACGATTACTTTTCCCTTAGAGCTTGGAAGCTGA
- a CDS encoding response regulator codes for MKKILIIEDNTDVRENISEILELANYEVLAAENGKVGVAIAQSEHPHLIICDIMMPELDGYGVLHILSKNPNTNTIPFIFLTAKSEKDDFRKGMNLGADDYLTKPFDDIELLDAVEMRLKKGAMFHAEFNRSVDGLDDFLNKARGLEDLQNLSKDRKTRIYKNKTNIYLEGDIANAVYFVNRGKVKTYKTNSDGKDYITGLYKEGDFIGYMAQLEGSTHNESAMVLEESEICIIPKEDFTSLIFNNKDVSNKFIKMLSNNLKEKEEQLLTLAYSSVRQRVAEALLMLKSRLDEDNKEGTINITRENLAGIVGTAIESVIRTLSDFKEEKLIEIKGKKITIINDAGLNRIRS; via the coding sequence ATGAAAAAAATCCTCATTATTGAAGATAACACTGACGTTAGGGAAAACATCTCTGAAATATTAGAACTAGCCAACTATGAAGTATTGGCTGCTGAAAATGGTAAAGTTGGCGTAGCGATTGCCCAAAGCGAGCATCCTCACCTCATCATTTGCGATATAATGATGCCAGAATTAGATGGTTATGGCGTGCTTCACATCCTCAGCAAAAACCCTAATACCAATACTATTCCTTTCATTTTCCTTACAGCCAAGTCCGAAAAAGATGATTTCAGGAAAGGGATGAACCTTGGGGCAGACGATTACCTCACCAAGCCATTTGACGATATAGAACTGCTTGATGCTGTGGAGATGCGCCTTAAAAAAGGAGCTATGTTTCATGCCGAGTTTAATAGAAGTGTAGATGGCCTGGACGATTTCCTCAACAAAGCCCGAGGTCTAGAAGACCTTCAGAACCTTTCGAAAGACCGCAAAACAAGGATTTATAAGAATAAAACAAACATTTACCTGGAGGGAGACATTGCCAATGCGGTGTATTTTGTAAACCGCGGTAAGGTAAAGACTTACAAGACCAACAGCGATGGAAAAGATTACATCACTGGTCTCTACAAAGAGGGCGACTTTATAGGGTATATGGCCCAGCTTGAAGGTTCTACACACAACGAATCCGCCATGGTGCTCGAAGAATCTGAAATTTGCATCATCCCTAAAGAAGATTTCACTTCGCTGATCTTCAACAACAAGGACGTATCCAATAAGTTTATAAAAATGCTCTCTAACAACTTGAAAGAAAAGGAAGAGCAACTTTTGACATTAGCCTACAGCTCTGTAAGGCAGCGTGTTGCCGAAGCATTGCTCATGCTCAAAAGCCGTTTGGATGAGGACAATAAAGAGGGGACAATCAATATTACAAGGGAAAACCTTGCAGGTATTGTGGGTACAGCCATCGAGTCTGTCATCAGGACCCTATCGGATTTTAAAGAGGAGAAATTGATAGAAATAAAAGGCAAGAAAATTACGATTATCAACGATGCGGGGCTTAACCGCATACGTTCATAA
- a CDS encoding response regulator, which translates to MTTENPNVISILYADDDPEDRMLAKDALEESNISNIMHFVEDGEELIQYLRNEGNYEDKEKHPTPSLVLLDLNMPKKDGREALKEIKEDPALRKIPVVILTTSSAEEDVLKTYDMGVSSFITKPVTFDGLVEIMHTLGKYWSEIVELPNS; encoded by the coding sequence ATGACAACTGAAAACCCAAATGTCATCTCTATCTTATATGCTGATGACGATCCTGAAGATAGAATGCTTGCTAAAGATGCCCTTGAAGAGAGCAACATTAGCAACATCATGCATTTTGTGGAAGATGGAGAGGAACTTATTCAGTACCTACGCAACGAGGGTAATTATGAAGACAAAGAAAAACACCCTACTCCTAGCTTGGTGCTATTAGACCTTAATATGCCTAAAAAAGATGGTAGGGAAGCTCTTAAAGAAATAAAAGAAGACCCCGCTCTCCGCAAAATCCCTGTAGTGATCTTAACTACCTCGAGTGCAGAAGAGGATGTGTTAAAAACCTACGACATGGGCGTAAGCTCTTTCATTACGAAACCAGTTACGTTCGATGGCCTGGTTGAAATCATGCATACATTGGGAAAGTATTGGTCGGAAATAGTGGAACTTCCCAATAGCTAG
- a CDS encoding PAS domain S-box protein, with translation MLSEQIILRAIFESSAEGIIISDNKGEIVKANPKSEKMFAYDRGELVGKKIEDLIPSRFLANHHHYREGFYEKPKPRSMGKGLDLYAKRKDNSEFPVEVSLSYSRIGDEMLVIAFLINITERKKAEKQLLQSEEQLRYYMTNSPAAIAMTDCDLKYLLVSDRWIEEYKFEQKDLVGLSHPEVFPDYQKNWDTVYEKCLKGEIIRCEEDKIHRSDGTIDWLRWEVHPWRDANGQIGGLIMFNEVITTRKLAEEALKKSRAKLRDYTIQLERSNRELEDFAYISSHDLQEPLRKIQTFGDRIKRKEAENLTEKGQDYLNRMLSSASRMQKLINDLLTLSRVSTKMKAFETVDLNHILEEVLSDLEHSIERNKVTITIDSLPKIEGDPTQLRQLFQNLISNAIKFKKDGEDPVITIELKQPTDSTEDKIEIHVRDNGIGFDEKYLDRIFNIFQRIAGRQYEGSGIGLSICKKIAIRHGGNITAHSTSGEGSTFIVILAEHASEKNAN, from the coding sequence ATGTTAAGCGAGCAAATCATATTACGGGCAATCTTCGAATCCTCCGCCGAGGGCATCATTATTTCGGATAACAAGGGCGAAATAGTAAAAGCCAATCCTAAAAGTGAAAAAATGTTTGCCTACGACCGAGGTGAGCTAGTGGGCAAAAAAATAGAAGACCTAATACCCAGCCGTTTTTTAGCAAACCACCATCATTACCGAGAAGGGTTTTATGAAAAGCCCAAGCCTCGTTCCATGGGAAAAGGTCTTGACCTTTATGCCAAAAGAAAAGATAATTCGGAATTCCCTGTAGAAGTTAGCTTGAGCTATTCTAGGATTGGGGACGAGATGTTGGTCATTGCCTTTCTAATCAATATTACTGAACGAAAAAAGGCGGAGAAACAGCTTCTACAAAGCGAGGAACAACTTCGCTACTATATGACAAACTCTCCAGCGGCTATTGCCATGACGGATTGCGACCTCAAATATTTATTGGTGAGCGATCGGTGGATAGAAGAGTATAAGTTTGAACAAAAAGACCTCGTAGGTCTCTCCCACCCCGAAGTATTTCCAGACTACCAAAAAAACTGGGATACTGTCTATGAAAAATGCCTTAAAGGAGAAATTATTCGCTGCGAAGAGGATAAAATCCACCGGAGTGACGGCACTATAGACTGGCTCCGCTGGGAAGTACACCCATGGCGCGATGCTAATGGCCAGATTGGCGGGCTTATCATGTTCAACGAGGTGATAACCACTCGGAAACTAGCAGAAGAAGCCCTCAAGAAGAGCAGGGCCAAACTAAGGGACTACACCATCCAACTAGAACGAAGCAACCGTGAACTGGAAGATTTTGCTTATATCTCTTCGCACGACCTCCAAGAGCCGCTCCGAAAAATCCAGACATTTGGGGATAGGATAAAAAGAAAAGAAGCTGAAAACTTAACGGAAAAGGGGCAAGACTACCTCAACAGGATGCTTAGCTCGGCATCCCGAATGCAGAAGCTAATCAACGACTTGCTCACTCTTTCGAGGGTTTCCACTAAAATGAAAGCTTTCGAGACTGTAGATCTCAACCATATATTGGAAGAGGTGTTAAGCGATTTGGAACATTCTATAGAAAGAAATAAAGTTACTATCACCATAGATTCACTACCAAAAATAGAAGGCGACCCCACGCAACTCCGCCAGCTTTTCCAAAACCTGATTTCTAATGCTATTAAATTTAAAAAAGACGGAGAAGACCCCGTAATAACAATTGAACTAAAACAACCAACAGATAGTACTGAAGATAAAATAGAAATCCATGTGAGAGATAATGGAATTGGGTTTGATGAAAAGTACCTAGACCGTATCTTTAATATATTCCAGCGGATAGCAGGCAGACAGTACGAAGGTTCGGGCATCGGATTATCCATTTGCAAGAAGATTGCCATTAGGCACGGAGGCAACATTACTGCCCATAGTACTTCAGGTGAAGGATCAACATTCATTGTTATCCTTGCCGAACATGCTAGCGAAAAAAATGCAAACTAA